In Janthinobacterium agaricidamnosum NBRC 102515 = DSM 9628, the DNA window CACTTTGGCGGCCATCTGGTCGGCGGTGTCGTCGATGCGCAGCGTTTGCGAAATGTACGCGCCCTGGTCCAGGTCGTTGGTGTACAAAGTCTGGATTTCGGTCACGTTGGCTTCGCGCAGGCGGCCCAGCAAGTCTTCGGTCAGCTCATCGTTCGCGGAAGCGACCACTTCGCCGGTGTCGCCATCGACGATGTTCTTGGCCAATACGCGGCCCAGCAGGTAGTCTTCCGGTACGGAGATGTGCTTGATGCCGGCGGCTTCGATATCACGCACGTGCTTGGCGTTGATACGCTTGTCTTTCAAGACCAGGGTCTTGCCGGACTTGTCGACGATGTCGAAACGCGCGACTTCGCCACGCAGGCGTTCGGAAACGAATTCCATCTCCGCGCCTTCCGAGCGCAGGTTGAAATTATCGAATACAAAGAAGTTCGCCAGGATCTGTTCATGCGACATGCCGATTGCCTTGAGCAAGATCGTCACAGGCATCTTACGGCGGCGGTCGACGCGGAAGAACAGGATGTCTTTCGGGTCGAACTCGAAGTCCAGCCACGAGCCGCGGTAAGGAATGATACGCGCGGAGAACAGCAACTTGCCGGACGAGTGGGTCTTGCCGCGGTCATGCTCGAAGAACACGCCAGGCGAACGGTGCAGCTGGGAAACGATCACCCGCTCGGTGCCGTTGATCACGAAGGAACCGGTGGTCGTCATCAGCGGCAATTCGCCCATGTAGACTTCTTGTTCTTTCATTTCTTTAACGACAGGCTTGGTTGGCGATTCCTTGTCCAGGATCACCAGGCGCACCTTGGCGCGCAGCGGCGACGCGAACGTCAGGCCACGCTGTTGGCATTCTTTGACGTCAAAGGCAGGATCGCCCAGGACGTACGACAAGAATTCGAGACGCGCAAAACCATTGTGCGACACGATAGGGAAAATCGAAGTGAAAGCCGACTGCAGGCCATCATTCTTGCGGCCGGACGGTGCTATGTCCTCTTGCAAGAAGCTATGATAAGACTCGAGCTGGGTCGCCAGCAGGAACGGAACGTGGTGAACGTTGGCGCGCTTCGCGAATGATTTGCGAATGCGTTTCTTCTCAGTAAATGAGTAGTGCATGGACACTCCGTGAGTGACAGAAAGGATAGAAAATTCAGGTTTTGCAAGTGTTCATTTGCAACGCTGCGTGTGACACAGACGAAACCTCAAGGCTCTGCTTTCCGGCTTGAATCGAACAAAACTGCTACAAATACATTACAAATACGATACAGACGACAAAGGAGCCAAAGTCGGATTTCCCCCCTTGCGAAGGGAAATCTCAGACTTTGGCTCGGGCGCTAACTGCCGCCGGTACAAATATTACTTGATCGAAGCGGTTGCGCCGGCTTCTACCAGTTTTTTCTGTGCTGCTTCAGCGTCGGCTTTCGATACGCCTTCTTTCACAGTTTTTGGTGCGCCATCGACCAGGTCTTTAGCTTCTTTCAAGCCCAGGCCGGTGATTTCGCGAACTGCTTTAATGACGCCAACTTTGTTTGCGCCGAAGGTGTCCAGAACAACGTTGAACTCGGTTTGCTCTTCAGCAGCTGCAGCTACTGCGCCGCCGGCTGCTGGAGCAGCCATAGCTGCTGCCGACACGCCGAATTTTTCTTCGAAAGCTTTTACCAGGTCGTTCAGGTCCATTACGGACATGGCGCTAACTGCTTCCAGGATATCGTCTTTGCTAATTGCCATTTTGAAACTCCTAAATTTATTACGTTAGTTACATCAGATTGGTACTGAGAGAAAAAAGCGCGCGCGATTAAGCGGCTGCTGGGGCTTCTTCCACTGCTGCTTCCGCAGGAGCGGCGCCTTCGCCTTTTTTCGCTGCCAGGGCAGCCAGACCACGTGCAAAGCCCGACACCGGAGCCAGCATAACGCCCAACAACTGCGAAATGAGGACTTCACGGGAAGGAATACTCGCCAGAGCTACGACAGCCGCTTTATCAAGCGATTTGCCGGCGTAGTTACCTGCCGTGATGACCAGTTTGTCGTTGGTTTTAGCGAAGTCAGCGATGACTTTAGCTGCTGCAACGGCATCGTCCGAGATCGAGTAGATCAACGGGCCGGTCATGGAATCGGCGAGGCTGGCGAATTGGGTGCCTTCGACGGAGCGACGAGCCAATGTGTTTTTCAACACACGCAGGTACACGCCTTGGGCACGTGCTTTAGCACGCAGTTGCGTCAAGTGACCAACCTGGATGCCACGATATTCGGCCACGACGATGGTTTGCGCAGTTGCTACTTGTGCGGAAACTTCGGCGACGACGGCCTTTTTGTCATTCAGATTGAGACTCACGGTCAACCTCCTTAAATGATGTTCGACACTCTTTACCGAGTGGCAAAGCGTCTCGCATCGGTTCGAACACGGCGTCCGAAGTCAAGAAGTACTAAACTGAGCGGATAAATTCACGCAGCATGAGGACTACAAAACTTGTTCGGGTACACCATCTGCGTTGGGCGCCAAAAGTTCCCTTTTAACTTTTTAACCAGCAGCACTTGTTGTCGCTGCCGGCCCAACGGTCTTTGATTGTCTGCCTGAATGTTGTCAGACAACACACACACAGCCCAAAGATGCGCCCGCCGCACTCAAAAGTGCAACGGGACTTGATTCTTTACTTAAGCTGCCAGGCTAGCCTGGTCGATACGGACGCCAGCGCCCATGGTCGACGACAGCGAGACTTTGCGCAGGTACACGCCTTTGCTCGATGCTGGTTTAGCTTTGTTCAGCGCGTCGATCAGCGCGACCAGATTCGATTTCAAATCTGCGTCGGCGAACGATTTACGGCCGATGGTAGCGTGGATGATACCGGATTTGTCGGTACGGTACTGAACTTGACCGGCTTTCGCGTTTTTCACGGCGGTAGCGACGTCAGGAGTAACAGTGCCGACTTTCGGGTTAGGCATCAAGCCGCGCGGGCCCAGGATTTGACCCAGGGTACCAACGATACGCATGGTATCTGGCGAAGCGATGACGATGTCGAAAGGCATGTTACCGGCTTTGATCGATTCAGCCAGGTCTTCCATGCCGACGATGTCCGCGCCAGCTGCTTTAGCCGCTTCTGCTTTGTCGCCCGATGCGAATACTGCCACGCGCACGGTTTTACCGGTGCCGGCTGGCAACACGACGGAGCCGCGCACCACTTGGTCGGATTTCTTAGGATCAACGCCCAATTGTACCGATACGTCGATCGATTCATTGAACTTGGCGGTAGCGCATTCTTTGATCAATGCCACTGCATTGTCGAATTCGTAAGCTTTGGTGCGATCGACTTTAGCTTTGAATGCTTTGATACGTTTGGATAACTTAGCCATTATACAACACCTTCCACCGTGATGCCGATCGAGCGTGCGGAACCGGCGATGGTGCGTACAGCAGCATCCATGTCGGCAGCGGTCAGATCCGGCGTTTTCAATTTAGCGATTTCTTCAGCTTGCGCGCGGGTCAGCTTGCCGACTTTGTCGGTATGCGGTTTCGGCGAACCTTTGGTGATCGCAGCAGCTTTTTTGATCAGGTAGGTTGCTGGAGGCGTCTTCATCACGAAGGTGAAGGACTTGTCCGCAAACGCGGTGATCACGACTGGAATCGGCATGCCGGCTTCGAGACCCTGGGTCTGCGCGTTGAACGCTTTGCAGAATTCCATGATGTTCAGGCCGCGCTGACCCAGTGCTGGGCCGATCGGTGGGGATGGGTTTGCTTTACCAGCTGGCACTTGCAGCTTGATAAAACCAATGATTTTCTTTGCCATGATGGCTCCTATCTTGGATTGAGTAGTAGCGCCCCGCCGATACTACCCTGGCGGGGCTCCTCTGACCGGATTTCGCTGTGACTGCCGCGGCGCTCCTGGTGGCGCTGATACAACTTACACTTTTTCGACTTGTCCGAATTCGAGCTCTACCGGGGTAGCGCGACCGAAAATGGTGACCGAGACGCGTACTTTGGATTTCTCGTAATTGACTTCTTCGACGTTGCCGTTGAAGTCCGTGAACGGACCATCCTTGATGCGTACTTGCTCGCCGACTTCGTACAGCGTTTTTGGACGCGGCTTTTCGACACCCTCTTGCATTTGCTTCATAATGCCGTCGATTTCGCGCGCGGAGATCGGCGTCGGCTTGTTCGACTTGCCACCGATGAAGCCGGTAACCTTGCTGGTGTTCTTGACCAGATGCCAGCTTTCGTCCGTCATTTCCATTTCAACCAGCACGTAGCCGGGATAAAAACGACGTTCGGTCACCGATTTGACGCCGTTCTTGACTTCAACGACTTCTTCGATCGGCACCAGGATCTGGCCAAACTGATCTTGCATGCCAGCGCGTTCAATACGCTCGGTCAATGCACGCATGACACTTTTTTCCATGCCGGAATAAGCGTGCACCACGTACCAGCGCTTGTTACTCACTGGCACGCTCAGCGCTGCGCCTGTGTCTGCTGCCGGGGCATCACCCGGTACGGCTTCGGACGCCGCATCATCGTGCACATTTTCGCTCATTATTTTTTCCAACCCAGAATTACTTCGTACAACAAAAACTCAAGCAATTTATCCGTGCCCCACAAGAAGATCGACATCACCAGTACGAAGGCAAACACGATCAAGGTGATCTGTGTCGCTTCCTTACGGGTAGGCCAAACGACCTTCTTGGTTTCGCGCACGGCTTCTTTGGCGAAATTCAGGAATTCACGGCCGGTCGCCGAGACATACAAGAGTGCAACAGCAATAACCAAACCAGCCACAAGCGCGCTTGCACGCACCAGAGCTGGTTGGCCTGCCAGGCTGTAAAACCCGACTACTCCTGCAATCGCAGCCACTACTGCCAGCGCGACTTTTATCTTGTCACTCGACGTGCTAACGGTTTGCACGGATTGATTTGACATTTTTTACTTTCGGTGCCTTGCACCAGAATGGTGGCAGGGACGGAGGGCATCGAACCCCCAACCTTCGGTTTTGGAGACCGACGCTCTGCCAATTGAGCTACGTCCCTACGTAAAACTTTCGTGGAGTGCTATTCTACCACCTGAGACGCCCCAGGTGGAAGTACAACATTTCCTTAAGCGANNNNNCACACACTTAATTAATTAAGTGTGTGNNNNNGAACTCCTAATGATTTGATTAGATTGCTCAGGCACGCGCCCGACGGTCTGGTTAGATTTGCTGCTTGTTGTAACGTACTGCGCATACTGCGAATTCTGGTGCCCTTGACGTGGATTGAACACGTGGCCTCTCCCTTACCAAGGGAGTGCTCTACCACTGAGCTACAAGGGCTTGTTTGTATTGCTAGCGATGCATACCGAGCATCTGAACGGAAACTGGAGCGGGTGAAGGGAATCGAACCCTCGTCGTAAGCTTGGAAGGCTTCTGCTCTACCATTGAGCTACACCCGCGAGGTATCGTTCATTTTTCTTCACTTGTTACTACTACCCAGTTTTCCTTGCAAAAACTTGGTGGAGGGGGCTGGATTCGAACCAGCGTACTCATAGAGAACAGATTTACAGTCTGTCGCCTTTAACCACTCGGCCACCCCTCCGCGAGGAACCGCAGAGTATGAAGCATCTACTCACAACTGTCAACTCTATTCGCTACTGCTTTTGCGTTAAGAGAAGAAGTTGGCTGCTTCGGGGCGTGATTGTAACCGTACGAATAAACAAAGCGCAAGGGTCGCCGCAAAAATATTTGAAATTTTATGCGCGGCCCCTTTTCACCCCGCCAACGGCCGCTATACCGGCCGCGCCAGGCCGCCGCCGCGCACATTGTATTTACGCAGGATTTGCTGGTGCAAGCCGGCCAGCACCGGCAATTTCGGATTGGCCGGATCGAGCCGGCGCACCCCGCCGATGAAGTTCAGCGCATGCTGGCCGAGCCGGGAATCCCAGCCGCGGTGCTCCAGGCATTTCAGTACCGCCACCGCGGCGTTGAACACCACTTGCGGATTGTCCGGCAGCTTGCCGACCGCTTCCAGCATCAATTCGACGGCGCCGCCGAAATCGCCCTCTTTGGCCCTGGCCGCGCCGGCCGCCACCATGTCGGCCACTTCCTGGCGGCTGAGCCGCGCCAGCGCCAGCGCCTGTTCGCCGCGCCCGGCCGATTGCAGCACCGCCATCGCCTGTTTCATCGCCGCACTGTCCGGCGCATTGCGCATCACGTCGCGCAGCACCTCGCCCGCCTCTTCTTCGCGGCCATGGTCCAGGCAAGTGCGCGCCAATTCCATCTTCATCGCGCTCGACAAGCCGACGCTCTGGCGGCACGCCGCCAGCGCCAGGTCCAGCGACGCGTTCATGCGCACCATATTGCCGGTGTGACCGTGCAGCGCCGCCGACGCGATCGCGCTGCATAGTTCGGTATTCTTTTGGCCGCCCATCGACTTGTCGAGTTCGCGGATCGCGGCGCCCGCCTGCAGCGGGTCGCCCTTGCGCACCAGCATCAGCACCAGCCGCGCATGGTCTTCCGGGTCGCGGAATTCGGAATACTTGGCCTTGGTAACCACTTGTTTTTGCGCCTGCGCGGCGGTATCGATATCGCCGGCCGCCAGCGCCACCTCACCCAGCTTGCGCAAGCGGCGCACCGCATGCGGCGACAGCGCCACCGCTTCCGACAAGGTGGCTTGCGATTGCGGCAAGTCGCCCAGCGCAAAATGGGCCCGCGCCAGCCAGTCGTAGGCGTCGACGAATTTCTTGTTATTTTCCAGCAAGGTTTCCAGCATCTGCCTGCTTTCTTCGTAGCGGCCGCGCATGAACAGCGTCTTGGCCTGGCCCAGTCTGGCCCAGCCGATCGCCTTGCTGTCGTACAAGCCGGCGTAGAGCGGCTCGGCATGCTCCGCCTCGCCTAGCACGATATGCAATTCGGCGCGCAGGCGCATGAAGTCGGTGGCGTAACGGGGATATTGCTGCGCCCCCTCGGTGCAGGCGTCGATCGCGGCACGCTCGCTGCCCACATCCATCAATTGATAGACCGGCATCAGCGCGTTGCGCTTGTCCAGCGCGCGGGCGATACGCTCCAGCATATTGTCGGCGGTGAACGGCTTTAAGATGTAATCGGTGGGCAGCAATTCGGCGGCGCTGACCACCTTGCTGAAACTGCCTTCGCCGGTGACCATGAAAAACATGGTGCTGGCGTGTATCAGTTTATGGTGGCGCAAGTCTTCCAGCATTTGCTGGCCATCCTGGCCGCCTTCCAGGTCGTATTCGCACAGGATCAGGTCGAATGACTTCATGCTCAGCTGGCGGATCGCCTGGCCGGAACTGGCGGCGTCCTCGATCTTGGCCAGGCCGCACAGGTTCAACATATTATGCAGGCTGGCGCGCATGCCCGGATGCGGCTCGATGATCAAGGCGCTCAGGCCGCTCAAGCCATTCAATTGTTTCATGTTTCACTATCTCCGACGCGGCCTCCGGGCAACATTCTCCAGGGTGGTCCGGAAGATAAATGGCACGGCGCCGGAGGTGATGATACTTCCTTCAAGGTCATAACGCTCGCCACGGCGGGAATTTATTACTGCATCGCAACAAGTATTCAGGCTGTCAGCGCGGCCTTTAAGTCGGGGGTCCACGATGCCGGTTCGCTATCGACCAACGCCATCAGCGCGCTCACCACTTCCGGATCGAACTGGCTGCCGCTGCGCTCTTCGATGTACGAACGCACTTGCGGATACGGCCAGGACTCCTTGTATGGCCGTTCATGCAACAGTGCATCGAACACATCGACCACCGCGACGATGCGCGCGGCCAGCGGGATCGCCCGCCCGATCAGCCCCTGCGGATAACCGGCGCCGTCGAAATGCTCGTGATGGCCGCCGGCGATTTGCGCGCCGTAACTGAGGTAGCTGACGCCGTCGACCATATTGGCGGCGCGCTCCAGGATGGTCTGGCCCACGCTGGCGTGCAATTGCATTTGCGCGCGTTCCTCGTCGTTGTGGCGGCCCGGCTTGAGCAAGATGTTGTCCGGCGTGGCAACCTTGCCGACGTCGTGCAAGATACTGGCCAGTCCTATCATGTCCAGCAGCTGCGGCGTCAATTCGTCCGGATAGACGCCGTGCTGCTTCAAGCTGGCGGCGATCGCGCTCGACAGCGTCTGCACCCGCAGCACATGGTCGCCGGTGTCGCCGTCGCGAAATTCCGCCAGCCCGGCCAGCGCCACCACCGTGGCTTCCTGGGCCTTGCGCAACTGGCCGTACATATACAGGTTGTCGAAGGCGGCGGCGATGCGCTGGCAAAACACTTCCAGCAAATCGCGCTGGATTTGCGCCAGCGGCCACGGCGGCGTGACGGAGATCGCCAACTGGCGGTCGCCCTCGGTCTGGATGAACAGGACATTCGCCGGATGCTCGAACTGACTGCGCTTTTCGGCAAACGCCTTGCGGATGGTCGGCGCCAGCGCGTGATCGTCCGGCATGGTTTCCAGTTCGGCCAGGGCGGCGTAACTGCCGGTGGCAGCCACTACCGACGGCTTGCCGCTGCCGCCCTGCATCAGGCACAGCACGCCGTCGGCGCCGACGTCGAGGATGGCGCTGACCTGGTTCAGCACGCCGGACGCGAACTCGCGCAGCGAATGGATCTGGTACAGATTAGTGGCGCCGGCCAGGATCTTGCCCAGCCCGATGCGGCTGCGCTCCAGCATCATCAGGCTTTCATAGGCGCGCAACGCGGAAATGACGGTGGTGAACAGCTTTTGCGTGGTCAGCTCGGTTTTCGCCTTGTAATCATTGATATCGTATTCAATGATCACGCGCTGTTCCGGCGCCTGTCCCGGCTGGCCGGTGCGCAACACCACGCGCACGATCTGGTTATTCAATTCTTCGCGGATGCGCCGCGCCAGTATCAGGCCGGCGTCGTCGGTTTCCATCACCACGTCGAGCAGCACCAGCGCGATATCGGGCGTGTCGCGCAAGATGTCAAACGCTTCGCGGCCGCTGTAGGCGGAAAACAATTCCAGCTCGCGCTCCTTGAACACCACGTTGCGCAACGCCAGCCGCGTCACCGCATGCACATCGACATCGTCGTCGACGATCAGCACGCGCCAGTGGCGCTGGTCGGGTCCGGCCAGGCCGGCGGGAACGGCCATTGCCTCATCCTCTTCTAACAGCCAGTTGTCGTCGTTGGAATCGGTCATGGGTGAAGCTCCCTGGATCACATCGATGCTGATGCAAGCCAAGGATAATCAGATTTTGTCATGCTTACAACCATAATTTGCTGATGTGCCAGCGCCTTACGTCAGTGTCGTAAGTCAGGGTCTTAATGCGGCACGGCAATCATCTGCGCCGCCGGCGATTTTCTGGTAGCGCACTTCATATTTTCCGAAGGCCAATTTATCGACCGTCAATTTATCATTGGGCAAGATGAACAGATAGCGCACATTCGCGCGCCGCTCGATATCGTAGAGTTTGATGAAGGCCGGCCACGGATTGCCGCTGTTATCCAGGGTCACTTCCAGCGCATCGCCTTTATTACCGATCGGGAAGCCCGGCACATAACCGGATTGTTCCGGCCACGCTTCGCCATTCGGCGCCACCAGCGCCTGCGATTCGCGGTCGCGCTCGCAGTTGATATCGGCCGGGCCACTTTGCAGGATCAGCTGCGCTACCGCCATCACCTTGACTTCAGGCGGCCTGGCCAGCGCCGGTTCGGGCGCATACGGCTTGCCGACGGCCCAGCTATCGATGCTGGTGTCGGCTTTCGGTTCGGACTTGACGGCGGCCGGCACGGATAGCATGTCGGCCGGCGGCGCGCCGGCGTGCGCCAGGCTGCCCAGCGCCGACGCCAGCGCGGTGCCGCTCAATGGCGACCTGTCGAGCATCAGCATTGCGCCCAGCCAGCCGAGCAGCAGACACAGCAGCAGGCTGACGCCCCACAGCACGCTACGCCAGGCCGAACGGGCGCGGCGCGGCGGCTGGGCGACATCCCTGGCCCAGCCTGGCTCGGCGCTATCCTGGCGTTTGTTGCGGTTTTCTTCCTGATGGGTGCTTTCCAGCCACGCGATTTCCCACTCCTCGGCGGCGATCCACTCATCGTGTTCCTTGCGCCGCTGCGGATCGGACAGCGTGCCGTAGGCGCTGTTGACGATGGCCATGATGCGCGCCGCCTTTTCATCGCCGGGATTCTTGTCCGGGTGATATTTCTGGCTCAGCGCCTTGTACGCCGCACGTATGACTTCCTGCGGCGCCAGGCGCGCCACTTTCAGGTTGTCATAATGTGTGTGTATCTTTCCCATCGATTTATTTTTACCAAGCAGCGCCGCGACGGGGATTCTCGTTTGCTCAGGCGCTCCAAACCAGCCCGCGCGCCTGTGTAAACATCATATCCGATTTGACAAGTAAAAATCCGTCCGGGACCAGCAAAAACACCCTTATTCCACTTAGAGCCTATCCCAGTAGATGAATACGCCCTGTTCTGGCGCTCCTCAGGAACGGGGACTGCGTTGATCGTCGTCGCGTGGCCCGCCACGCGTCCTCCTCACGCCTGGTCCGCGCTCCTGATGCGCCGCCAGAACAAGACGCTCACTACTGGGATAGGCTCTTACAAGCGGTGACTCCGGTCAGCCGCCAGCAAGACTTCCGGTAACTCGATGGCGCGGCCGACCACCAGCACCTTGAATAATTCGCCCATCTCGGCCGGGGACACCAGTTTTTGCAGCGCGTTCGATTGCGGCAAGTAGGCCATCGCTTCGGATGGATCGGTACGCAGCAGCAAATCGCCGATGCCGGCGCCGAGCAGGAATGCCGCCTGATTCATATAGGCCAGCACATCCAGGCCGGCGTCCTGGGCGGTCAGCGCCATCGCCGTGAAGTCGACGTGAGCGGTGATATCCTGCAAACCGGGCAAATAAAACGGATCGGCATGCGCATGGTGGCGGTAATGGCACATCAGCGTGCCGGCGGCGCGCTGGCCGACATAATATTCATGGGCCGGGAAACCGTAATCGAGCAAGATCGCCGCGCCGGCCTTACCGGCGTTCAACATGCGCGCCAGCGACGCCATGAAACCGCAAGCGACGCCATGGATTTCCGTCACATAGCCTACCGGCAAGTCGTCGGCTTGCGGCACCTGGGCCGCGATTTGCGCCAGCACGGCCTCACCGGCCGGCTGTTCGATAAAGGCAAATGCCTGCTCCTTGATGCCGACAAACAATTCGCACCAGCCATCGGGCGTCTTGCTGATCAGATTGACCGGCATCGCATCCAGCACTTCATTGCCGATCACCGCACCGTCAAAGGCGTCCGGAAAGCCATCCAGCCACACCACTTGCGGGAAATCAGCCAGCGCCAGCTCTTGCCGCGCGCGCAATTCGCCGGACAGCTCGACGATCGCGTATTGCTCGATGGCGACGCCGGAGCGGGCCAGTTCGGTCAGGATATCGCACGCCAGCTTGCCGGTGCCGGCGCCGAATTCGAGGATGCGGGGGGCGCTTTGCGCCATAATAGCGGCTGCCGCATGGGCCAGCGTGGCACCGAACAGCGGCGTGATTTCCGGCGCGGTTGTAAAATCGCCATCTTTGCCGAGCTTGGCGGCGCCGCCGCTGTAATACCCCAGGTCGGGCGCGTACAGCGCCAGTTCCATATAGCGGGCGAAGGAAATGGCACCCGATTGCCGCGCGATCTCGGCGGCGATCAGGTGCTGCAAGGCGAGTGACGCGGCCAGCGCGTCGGGATCAGGTGTAGGGAGAGACATTCCGGCATTGTAGCGAATCGGCGCGGCCCGGCACACATCCGGCGCCCCGATTCAGTAGATTTGCATCAACACTTATCGCATCAACACTTAAATAGAAGCACATATATATGGCGCAACAGACATGACACAGCACACCACGCCGCAACAGAACGCCCCCGCCAAGGTCGCCCTCGTGACGGGCGCCGCGCGCCGTCTCGGCCGCGCCATCGCGCTCGGCCTGGCGCAAGACGGCTGGGATGTCGCCGTGCATTTCCGCTCGTCCGAAGCGGACGCGCTGAGCCTGGTGGCGGACATCGAGGCGCTGGGACGGCGCGCCGCGGCCTTGCAATGCGACCTGGCCATCGAAGCGCAGGTGCAACAATTATTGCCGCGTGCGATAGCCAAGCTGGGACCGGTCACTTGCGTGGTCAACAATGCATCGTTGTTTGAATACGACAATGCCGCCGATTTTTCCTACCAGGCACTGGACGCCCACATGCATGCCAATCTGGCCGCGCCGCTGCTGCTGGCGCAGGCATTGCACCGCGCCACGCCGCCAGACGGCCAGGCGGTGGTGATCAACTTGCTCGACCAAAAACTGTACAATCTCAATCCTGATTTTTTGTCATACACCATGTCCAAGGCCGCGCTGCATACCGCGACGACGGTGCTGGCCCAGGCGCTGGCGCCGACCGTGCGCGTGGTCGGCATCGCCCCCGGCATCACCCTGGTCTCAGGCGACCAGAGCGAAGCGGCGTTTGTCGCGGCGCACCAGGCCACGCCGCTGGGCCGTTCCAGCACGCCGCAAGACGTGGCCGACAGCGTATGTTATGTGGCCGGCGCGCGCGCATTGACCGGCACCACGCTGCTGGTCGACGGCGGCCAGCACCTGATGCCGCTGGTCCGCGACGTGATGTTTCTCGCAAAATAACTAACCGAATAATCCTGCAACCGCATTCCTATCCTGCATCCCCACAAAGGTAAAATTATGTTGTCCGCCCTGTCCCACCCTCGCTTGTCCGACTGCCGCCGCCTGTTCTTGCGCAACTATGAAGTCATGATCAACATCGGCGTCTACGAATTCGAGAAAAAGGGCGAGCAGCGCGTCCTGATCAACGTCGACCTGTATATTCCGTTGGAACTGTCGACGCCAAAGGCAGACAACCTGGAAGAAGTGGTCGATTACGACTTCATGCGCGAAACCATCGCCAAACGCATGACCCAGGGCCACGTGCAATTGCAGGAAAGCCTGTGCGACGACGTGGTGACGGCGATGCTGGCCCACCCGCGCGTGCGCGCGGTGCGCGTCTCGACGATGAAACCGGACGTCTATCCCGACTGCGAAGGCGTCGGCGTGGAAGTCTTCAAGATCAAGGACAATGTATGAACACCGAAGTAATCGAGGCGCCTGAGGCGCAGGATGCTGCAGCCGAGGCACAACAGGCGGCGCGCAAGAAAGCCGACAAGATCGCGCTGGAAAACAACAAGCTGCACAAGCGCCTGTGCCGCCTGGTCGGCCAGGCCATCGGCGACTTCAACATG includes these proteins:
- a CDS encoding J domain-containing protein, which produces MGKIHTHYDNLKVARLAPQEVIRAAYKALSQKYHPDKNPGDEKAARIMAIVNSAYGTLSDPQRRKEHDEWIAAEEWEIAWLESTHQEENRNKRQDSAEPGWARDVAQPPRRARSAWRSVLWGVSLLLCLLLGWLGAMLMLDRSPLSGTALASALGSLAHAGAPPADMLSVPAAVKSEPKADTSIDSWAVGKPYAPEPALARPPEVKVMAVAQLILQSGPADINCERDRESQALVAPNGEAWPEQSGYVPGFPIGNKGDALEVTLDNSGNPWPAFIKLYDIERRANVRYLFILPNDKLTVDKLAFGKYEVRYQKIAGGADDCRAALRP
- a CDS encoding class I SAM-dependent methyltransferase → MSLPTPDPDALAASLALQHLIAAEIARQSGAISFARYMELALYAPDLGYYSGGAAKLGKDGDFTTAPEITPLFGATLAHAAAAIMAQSAPRILEFGAGTGKLACDILTELARSGVAIEQYAIVELSGELRARQELALADFPQVVWLDGFPDAFDGAVIGNEVLDAMPVNLISKTPDGWCELFVGIKEQAFAFIEQPAGEAVLAQIAAQVPQADDLPVGYVTEIHGVACGFMASLARMLNAGKAGAAILLDYGFPAHEYYVGQRAAGTLMCHYRHHAHADPFYLPGLQDITAHVDFTAMALTAQDAGLDVLAYMNQAAFLLGAGIGDLLLRTDPSEAMAYLPQSNALQKLVSPAEMGELFKVLVVGRAIELPEVLLAADRSHRL
- a CDS encoding SDR family oxidoreductase; amino-acid sequence: MTQHTTPQQNAPAKVALVTGAARRLGRAIALGLAQDGWDVAVHFRSSEADALSLVADIEALGRRAAALQCDLAIEAQVQQLLPRAIAKLGPVTCVVNNASLFEYDNAADFSYQALDAHMHANLAAPLLLAQALHRATPPDGQAVVINLLDQKLYNLNPDFLSYTMSKAALHTATTVLAQALAPTVRVVGIAPGITLVSGDQSEAAFVAAHQATPLGRSSTPQDVADSVCYVAGARALTGTTLLVDGGQHLMPLVRDVMFLAK
- a CDS encoding dihydroneopterin aldolase, whose protein sequence is MLSALSHPRLSDCRRLFLRNYEVMINIGVYEFEKKGEQRVLINVDLYIPLELSTPKADNLEEVVDYDFMRETIAKRMTQGHVQLQESLCDDVVTAMLAHPRVRAVRVSTMKPDVYPDCEGVGVEVFKIKDNV